The Deltaproteobacteria bacterium genome window below encodes:
- a CDS encoding acyl-CoA dehydrogenase family protein, with protein sequence MDFTMSKRAEDLSATVRRFIDEVVIPYEGREDSDHLPDELISEMRQKARDWGIYTPHLPVELGGQGLSHVETAAVFMAAGRSLLGPVALNCAAPDEGNMHLLWKTANDEQKGRYLRPLVEGKFRSCFGMTEPAQGVGADASMVKSTAVRDGDEWVLNGHKWFTTGAMGAGFCIFAAVTNPKVKAHEGVSLFLVPMNTPGFTVKRMVPVLGTHGPGGHCEMVIENVRVPQSAMLGKEGEGFKLMQVRLGPARLTHCMRWIGAAERALDLMAHRALEREAFKVKLADHQNTQWSVADSVMDLHTAKLVTLHAAWLLDQGSEAREETSMAKLYASEAVNRVFDRAVQVMGGLGYSGDTPVERFFREGRAFRIYDGPSEVHRMVIARNFFRQIARNPPKVNWVRF encoded by the coding sequence ATGGATTTCACCATGTCCAAGCGCGCTGAGGATCTCTCCGCCACGGTCCGAAGGTTCATTGACGAGGTGGTGATCCCGTATGAAGGGCGGGAGGATTCGGACCATCTGCCCGACGAGCTGATTTCCGAGATGCGGCAGAAGGCCCGCGACTGGGGCATCTACACGCCGCACCTGCCAGTGGAACTGGGCGGGCAGGGATTGTCACATGTGGAAACGGCCGCCGTGTTCATGGCGGCAGGACGCTCGCTCCTCGGACCCGTGGCCCTGAACTGCGCGGCGCCGGACGAGGGCAACATGCATCTGCTCTGGAAGACGGCGAATGACGAGCAGAAGGGCAGGTATCTCCGGCCGCTGGTCGAGGGGAAGTTCCGTTCCTGTTTCGGCATGACCGAACCGGCACAGGGTGTCGGTGCCGATGCCAGCATGGTGAAGTCCACCGCCGTCCGGGACGGCGACGAATGGGTACTGAACGGCCACAAGTGGTTCACGACGGGCGCCATGGGCGCGGGTTTCTGCATCTTTGCGGCGGTGACCAATCCGAAGGTGAAGGCACATGAGGGGGTTTCGCTTTTCCTGGTGCCGATGAACACGCCCGGCTTTACCGTCAAGCGCATGGTGCCGGTACTCGGTACCCACGGGCCGGGCGGGCACTGCGAGATGGTGATCGAGAATGTCCGCGTGCCGCAGTCGGCGATGCTGGGCAAGGAGGGAGAGGGCTTCAAGCTGATGCAGGTGCGGCTGGGGCCGGCACGGCTTACCCACTGCATGCGCTGGATCGGTGCCGCGGAACGGGCCCTCGACCTGATGGCTCACCGTGCTCTCGAACGCGAGGCGTTCAAGGTGAAGCTCGCGGACCACCAGAATACCCAGTGGTCGGTGGCCGATTCGGTGATGGATCTCCACACGGCGAAACTTGTTACGCTGCATGCCGCCTGGCTGCTGGACCAGGGGAGCGAGGCCCGCGAAGAGACGTCGATGGCGAAGCTGTACGCGTCCGAGGCGGTCAACCGCGTTTTTGATCGCGCCGTCCAGGTGATGGGAGGGCTCGGCTATTCCGGAGATACGCCGGTGGAGCGGTTCTTCCGCGAGGGCAGGGCCTTCCGCATCTATGACGGCCCCTCGGAAGTGCACCGGATGGTGATCGCCCGGAACTTTTTCAGGCAGATCGCCAGGAATCCGCCGAAGGTGAACTGGGTCCGGTTCTAG
- a CDS encoding SDR family oxidoreductase gives MAIVTGASKGLGRACAEALAREGARLVISARTAPDLDRVAGEIHGRTGADIAYFAGDMGDPATADRLVRFTAEKFGAVDILINNAGGPSALPFSETDDDGYRVALQRNLLGNIRLIHAAIGPMRKRKWGRVLSITSFGGRQPIPSMYYSNTARAAMHGFSKTLAHETAADGITVNCVCPGYILTDRLRGFISMMAGQTGMTREAYEAQTLRDVPAGRFGTPEEFANVVAFLASERAGYLTGSLITIDGGLVKGL, from the coding sequence GTGGCGATTGTGACCGGCGCCAGCAAGGGGCTCGGCCGGGCCTGCGCCGAAGCCCTTGCCAGGGAAGGTGCGAGGCTCGTCATCAGCGCCCGCACGGCGCCGGATCTGGACCGCGTGGCCGGGGAGATCCACGGACGCACGGGGGCCGACATCGCCTATTTCGCGGGCGACATGGGCGATCCTGCTACTGCAGACCGTCTGGTCAGGTTCACAGCCGAAAAATTCGGAGCAGTCGATATCCTTATCAACAATGCGGGCGGACCTTCGGCCCTTCCATTCAGCGAAACCGATGATGACGGGTACCGGGTTGCCCTGCAGCGGAACCTGCTTGGCAATATCCGGCTGATCCACGCGGCCATCGGCCCCATGCGGAAACGGAAATGGGGGCGGGTGCTCTCCATCACCTCATTCGGCGGCCGGCAGCCGATCCCGAGCATGTACTATTCGAATACCGCCCGCGCTGCGATGCATGGCTTTTCCAAGACCCTCGCCCACGAAACCGCCGCTGACGGCATTACCGTCAACTGTGTCTGCCCCGGGTACATCCTCACCGACCGTCTCCGGGGGTTCATATCCATGATGGCCGGGCAAACCGGCATGACGCGGGAGGCCTACGAAGCCCAGACCCTCCGCGACGTGCCCGCCGGGCGCTTCGGTACTCCTGAGGAATTCGCCAACGTCGTGGCTTTCCTCGCCTCCGAGCGGGCGGGCTACCTGACGGGCAGCCTCATCACCATTGACGGGGGGCTGGTAAAGGGGTTGTGA
- a CDS encoding HAMP domain-containing histidine kinase → MSVLRRIRDFFARSIHWSNADKCLFAAGICGVITAGNLNYLYQVEADPGLLPFVNRDVLPVFIRTVKGLIAGWAVIAAIALAVRKTRPELFLLVYVTVIYYALANTVGAWFFGPDDNLAWVQLIGGVILAFLYFEPRPVIAGTGAGLLMITAATVSMTAGWMPYAPLMESPPVVDGRLSALWEQQRLALGLFLAMLIVGLTSALFARLRSSERALASAYDDLSKAHAELKSTQDQLVRSEALASLGSLVHGAAHELRNPLGSSFSILQMLKEDIGQSPSLAAAEKSAALQALSMSFRGQERASLIVNRMYELSDELAAVEDRAALATVMGVVQGAFPQLQIEGLKPLSGLLVPQRYLTKILLAVVDNAARSGSSIPPSLRLERIGGDLICTVSDRGRGISADLLPHVFKPFTTGEKSGEGHSVGLGLYITHVMLSRIGGSIDIRSTAGEGTIATIRIPIAD, encoded by the coding sequence ATGTCTGTGCTTCGCCGGATACGCGATTTTTTCGCACGCTCCATCCACTGGAGCAATGCGGACAAGTGTCTCTTCGCCGCTGGTATCTGCGGCGTCATCACGGCCGGTAATCTGAACTATCTTTACCAGGTCGAGGCTGACCCCGGACTGTTGCCGTTCGTGAACCGGGATGTTCTGCCGGTTTTCATCCGCACGGTGAAGGGACTCATCGCAGGGTGGGCCGTCATTGCCGCTATCGCGCTGGCCGTACGCAAGACGCGGCCGGAACTGTTCCTGCTCGTCTATGTGACAGTCATCTACTACGCGCTGGCCAACACGGTGGGGGCGTGGTTCTTCGGCCCGGACGACAATCTCGCCTGGGTCCAGCTGATCGGCGGGGTGATTCTCGCCTTCCTCTACTTCGAGCCGAGGCCTGTAATTGCGGGGACCGGTGCGGGGCTCCTGATGATTACGGCTGCAACGGTTTCCATGACCGCGGGTTGGATGCCTTACGCACCCCTGATGGAAAGCCCGCCTGTAGTGGACGGACGCCTGTCGGCTTTATGGGAACAGCAGCGGCTCGCCCTGGGGCTTTTCCTGGCGATGCTCATCGTAGGGTTGACCTCGGCACTGTTCGCACGTCTCCGGTCCAGTGAACGGGCGCTCGCATCGGCCTATGACGACCTTTCCAAGGCTCATGCCGAACTGAAGTCCACACAGGACCAGCTCGTCCGGTCCGAAGCTCTCGCGTCCCTCGGCTCGCTGGTTCACGGCGCCGCCCATGAACTCCGGAATCCGCTGGGGTCCAGCTTCTCTATCCTCCAGATGTTGAAGGAAGACATCGGGCAGTCGCCCTCGCTGGCAGCGGCCGAAAAGTCGGCCGCCTTGCAGGCACTGTCCATGTCGTTCCGGGGGCAGGAGCGTGCATCGCTCATCGTGAACCGGATGTACGAACTGTCAGATGAACTGGCGGCTGTCGAGGACCGGGCCGCTTTGGCGACGGTTATGGGTGTAGTGCAGGGAGCCTTCCCGCAGCTCCAGATCGAAGGGTTGAAGCCGCTGTCGGGGCTTCTGGTGCCACAGCGGTACCTGACGAAAATCCTCCTTGCCGTTGTGGACAATGCGGCACGGTCAGGGAGTTCCATCCCGCCGTCACTCCGCCTCGAACGGATTGGTGGCGATCTCATCTGCACGGTTTCCGACCGTGGCAGGGGCATATCTGCCGACCTGCTTCCACATGTGTTCAAGCCGTTTACAACCGGAGAAAAATCAGGTGAGGGGCACAGCGTGGGGCTCGGCCTGTACATCACCCACGTCATGCTGTCGCGTATCGGCGGCAGCATTGATATCAGGAGCACGGCGGGCGAGGGGACCATAGCTACTATCCGGATTCCGATTGCGGACTGA